The stretch of DNA ATCACCGGACATTAGTTCTCTCTTTCGATCCACCGCAATCCGATTACCGATacataataattattttactTCAACTATTTGAAATTCGGTATTCGTTGACACGTTTGTTGTTTCAAAAACTCTACACACATACCCTAAAGGTTTTTCTGTCCCGTTCGCGCCGCGCCTACCGATAAATTTATTGGCCGATCAGCAAATGGTCTAAAGTAGGTGTGTTGAGGTGCCTGTCGGTGCTGTGCGTCAAACAGCTGACCATGCTAAAACCGCTGACAGCGGGCTCGCCCGTGTCCTAACCGTGGTCTGGTTCCGTAGTAGTTCGGTGGCGTTTGCCGAATGTGGTTCACTTTTGTGCATAACGTTTTTACGTTTGAAGCGATGGACTGATCAGTAAATTTTAAACACAGTTCTGTTATCGTGCTTCATGTCGCTTCGACCAATAGTGATTAACTTCCCGATCAATAGTGgccccgatcgatcgtgaaTCGCCGAATCGTGAATCCGTGATAAAGCCACCCGTTTCTGCAATCAACCCTGCATCAAGTCAAGACAACCGTTTAGAGAAGTGAAAACTATTTTCCGATCGAACTGTGACTGAACTGTGAATGTatgtgtgccgtgtgctgaGTCCCAGCTGAAACTTCGTTACAGAAAATCCGCAAAAATTACCCAAAATCCGCTCTATCAATCATGGCAAAACACAATCAAATAGCTCCCGATGGCAAGTATTGAGGCGACCTACATAGGTGATATTTGATGTTTTGatcgccttttttcggtgtaTTTAATGTTGGCGCTAAACAGCATGGCGTCAGCactatttttcaaacaacccTACGGGCCGGACGGTACGGTTCCTCCAACTGgagcaaccgtttttttttttttgggcgtctgtttgtttgtttgcctccAACGTGTCCTCCTTATGGTCCGCACCCGGAGGGCTTAGTGTTACTGGTTCTCCGGTGTTTTTGTTACTCACAGCCCAAAAGTGTCCAAAAATGCGTAGATCCAAAACATTACACCATTCCCGAATGGGGCGAAAGCGATTAAAACAAATGCCAGCTCGTTGTCGTTGGGTCGTTGGCGAGACGATGAATGAAAAAAGCTCACCGGAAACCACCACAGGCCACCGTCAATCCTTTCCGTCAACAATGTGGTCGAATTTCCAGGTCAACGGAAATTCGATCGTACAACGGAGGCTTTGGTGAACGGACACCCTCCCAGGTGTTGCGCCAGACATGCTGGATCGCGTCGTGTTTTGCACAGAAACCATTCCCAAAACCTTGACATGAACGAAAACGTTGCCCGCACCGTTACAGCCATAGCTTACCGTTTTCCTAAATCCTCCTCAACTTTGACAGAAGACTATCGGGTGCCGACGCTGCGAATGCATAAACTGATGGGAGAGAAGCGGCCCAATCCGTGCTGgtggctgctggccaccgccggcggcttGTTTGTCGTGTCAGCCCTCACGTTTGCCTGTTACTTGACCCTTCGTTGTACAGGTAGCCGACCAAGGCCCACACCTACACGAACACGCGCTAATCGATCGAGTCTATCCCCCTCAGGATTGTTCGAATACCGGCCGGAAATCGCACCACGGCCCGATCGCCCTGGTTCGCAGGATGACGATCACCAATCGCTGGCCTTCTTTCAGACCGAAGGCTACGAAGTGGTGAAGCGATCGTTGGAGCTCCTCGAGTATATGGAGCAGCTGGAACCGCTGCTGGACGAAGATCGGCGTCAGCGCCGGGACGCACAGAACCTTCCGAATCGGATCGAGCGCAAACGTGACGGCTCGGAAGAGGTTGTGTACGGGGTGCGAAGGCGCGCCCAGCGGGAGCAAGACTTGGGCACGCTACCGATCGTGTACGTGGGCAGTGCCACCCGGGAAGCGGAACCACAATCGAACAGTATCTCCCGCCAGAAGCGTCGCGCCGTCGACTTGGCGGATGATCGCGAGCGAGTGGAGCGCAACGCACAGCAGGACTATCAACGGCTGGAGCGAGAGTACAATCGCTGCCGAAAGGCGGCCCCTAATGGGAAGATCTGCGACCAAATCTACGATAAGCTGCAGCGGCTCTCGGAGGAGGTGAACGCACGCTTCTTGGAAATGGCCAACCTGCTGCAGGGCATCCAGGAAGCGGAAACGAGTTCTGGAAAAACGGTCCCACCGTATCCGGCGGTGTTTTTCTCTACCGCGCCACCTACGGAGTCCAGCTATCAGAcgtccgccgccgacgccTCGACCGAGCAATCGTCAATGTATGACACTTCCACCAAGAAAGGGGCCTCGAATCCGCGGATCGCACAGTACGATCCTAAGAAgcaccgaccgatcgagaACAGTTCCATCCACAGCCTGGAAGATTTGTTCGCTCACATGTGGAAAGGGATGTCCTCCTCAACAACCTCCTCAATGGTCACAACGGATGTGGATTCAACCACCGAACAGAGTACGACCCCGACCGAGAACCCAGCTTCGTacgtcagcagcaccacggGCACAACAAAGTCCAACCGGTGGACGTCAACAAAAAGTCCGCTCCCTTCGGCCCGTAACCTCCACGATGTAGTCAATCAGCTGCAGCTAGCCCAGATGCTGCAACCACATCCGTTTCACGAGGATATGGTCCAACTACCGCAGCCACCGGCCAGTATCGATGAGTTCGTCATGACAAGATCACGCAATCGCGATCACAATCACCACGATCATCACTTTGCAGCCGACCTGGAACCCGTGGAACCAGTGGACGTGGAAACCTCGGGACAAGATTCTTCGCGCTCtagccaccatcaccagcagcatcagcaaccgTCGCCGTTGCTCGTCGGTCCCAGTGCACCGTTCCTGAGTCTGTGCGATCAGGTGCGCTCGGCcaacggtgatggtggtggcggaggtgggCTCACTAGACCGGGGCAAAGCCAAGGCCATGGGTTCCAGCATGCCGGTAGCCTGGCACCGGGCATCCCGATCACCGGCGAAGCCACGAAAGCTTCCTCGCAGATCATCGTCAACTCGGGGTACGCCGGTCCAGCTACGGCCTACATGCCGAACCCGGTCTGTTTCTACCACAGCGGTCCGCCGACCAACGTGCCGTATccgttccggccggcggcgtcCACCAGCTACCCGACCTACGCCAACGGGGGTTACCCGTCGGTCGTCTACCAGCAGCCCAGCGCCCAGCATTCGGGCGCCGGAGGTAAGCTTCCGCTGAATGATCCGACGATCGAAGCCCTGATCCATCCTCGCTTCGCCGAAGGTGGGTCCCTACTTGACAGTTGACAGGTTTACAATACTCGGGTTCGCAACTCTTGATCACTAACAGCGGATCCTCCCGAGCTTGGCCTAATATTGATTAGTTCCGTAGTGCAACGAATGTGGATAGcgaaaagatgtttttgttcAAGAATGTTTTGGTCCagaatgttttgattaatttagctaattctgttgAATGGAGAGGGGTCTTTTCAAATTCTCCAAGGTTTATGAATGACCATATGTTTTCAATGTTTGTCTGGTCTGGACAATGACAGCCTAAAACTTTGATTTCCTCATCCAGGAGGTACTTCATGGCTTCCATTAAATATTAGTCAGCTTTCGAGTTACCATGATCAGGAATGGCCATCAACTTGTAGACGAGGTTTGTCCGCATTATATAGAACTCTTAACCTTCTGAatttagtttttgttgaatAGTTTTGACGGATTGAAAAGGGTCTATGGAGAAGATATTCCGTCCGGCCTTCGCGTTCTTAACCATTGATTATTTAAGGGATTCCTACCATACTTGGTCGGATATGATTCATTGGTTGTTTCATCACTACAAACCATAATGATGCCCATTCGACGTTCTTCATTGgttagtttacaatatttcggggtttttgtcatttcacaagctgagaaacagcatcatgtcttgtgaattcttcatctTGCGTTTCTCAGCcttcattttgcattttgaatatgaacATATGTAAAATATCAAGCTTTTTCTACTCATAAGTAATTAATCCTAATCAAAACGAAGGAAGATTCATTCAAAACGTCCCCTgattttcacatattattcagtagctaaacttcttttcgctatccACCGTACTATTGATGAGAGCAACGTCCACGTCTCTAGTTCTGATGAAGTTcccgtttccg from Anopheles cruzii unplaced genomic scaffold, idAnoCruzAS_RS32_06 scaffold01338_ctg1, whole genome shotgun sequence encodes:
- the LOC128276483 gene encoding serine protease nudel-like — its product is DYRVPTLRMHKLMGEKRPNPCWWLLATAGGLFVVSALTFACYLTLRCTGLFEYRPEIAPRPDRPGSQDDDHQSLAFFQTEGYEVVKRSLELLEYMEQLEPLLDEDRRQRRDAQNLPNRIERKRDGSEEVVYGVRRRAQREQDLGTLPIVYVGSATREAEPQSNSISRQKRRAVDLADDRERVERNAQQDYQRLEREYNRCRKAAPNGKICDQIYDKLQRLSEEVNARFLEMANLLQGIQEAETSSGKTVPPYPAVFFSTAPPTESSYQTSAADASTEQSSMYDTSTKKGASNPRIAQYDPKKHRPIENSSIHSLEDLFAHMWKGMSSSTTSSMVTTDVDSTTEQSTTPTENPASYVSSTTGTTKSNRWTSTKSPLPSARNLHDVVNQLQLAQMLQPHPFHEDMVQLPQPPASIDEFVMTRSRNRDHNHHDHHFAADLEPVEPVDVETSGQDSSRSSHHHQQHQQPSPLLVGPSAPFLSLCDQVRSANGDGGGGGGLTRPGQSQGHGFQHAGSLAPGIPITGEATKASSQIIVNSGYAGPATAYMPNPVCFYHSGPPTNVPYPFRPAASTSYPTYANGGYPSVVYQQPSAQHSGAGGKLPLNDPTIEALIHPRFAEATIHMPVSIHNLQHSGARDGAAAPSAGHGTMLLCSLVQSDHRSVPEQDQAYPKHPHGHRQQHDNETDTAADSAELASMFAAGHSSAARAKGRQHCRRGSVSCFSSHQCVKRSAWCDSKTDCMDGSDESACSCVSRLPRRKLCDGYADCPLGMDEMGCFGCDKFAFSCFHTADEAGVHGGGQQCYSLRERCDGFDHCLNRKDEQDCSMLVRDLGHYLAYSVPHTSGVLHRNHRGKWYPVCRNAVRWAREACEAEVGPLDREPQLSHGHGSLPGPYISPASPQPEFSDGCNGVYVHVKCPPVRCGTSKLHERQSARIRVRSASDNATGTPDEELVES